The Toxorhynchites rutilus septentrionalis strain SRP chromosome 3, ASM2978413v1, whole genome shotgun sequence genome includes a region encoding these proteins:
- the LOC129780310 gene encoding interferon regulatory factor 2-binding protein 1 isoform X4, producing the protein MKGQLYERITHFLRKLQSYIESLFHFSDFDIEDIYATDKGISNAKKRQDDRIAEYDRFVGNVEDIEDEWHSPYFQKDASTHLFKKKKKQETNSLNTQLEQSTQKHPDSKENSDNNRKRSLEEDLETTCNLSSIHQFIDKGFEFPVTTKWYFVYPTVIPIPPVSMGDSTPPTPSVAPLQSPMANLMSITETLPPGSPRNGPSPPGPPPPRTASRGSQHSPNSSGSSSGRRSSGSRHVSSTTVTSTEAQQSNQSGVPGGASTPNGSGSNGNGSTTPVSLGPLGAPSIAQQQQQQPPQSQTGPQQPQSDGVGGLAPGAGGPTGPPGAAGPAGPGGPPGINGPTPSSGPGGPAPAPAPNPTLKCTLCQERLEDTHFVQCPSVGHHKFCFPCSRESIKRQGSGAEVYCPSGEKCPLANSTIPWAFMQGEIATILGEELKVKKERET; encoded by the exons ATGAAAGGTCAGCTCTACGAAAGAATAACACATTTTCTTCGAAAACTACAATCGTATATTGAATCTCTGTTCCACTTTTCCGACTTTGACATTGAAGATATATACGCTACTGATAAAGGAATAAGTAATGCTAAAAAACGTCAAGATGATAGAATCGCAGAATATGACAGATTTGTCGGAAACGTAGAAGACATAGAGGACGAATGGCATAGTCCATACTTTCAAAAAgatgcttcaacccacttgttcaagaagaaaaagaagcagGAAACTAACAGCTTAAACACACAACTtgaacaatcaacacagaagcaCCCAGATTCAAAGGAAAACAGTGATAACAACAGAAAAAGATCATTAGAAGAAGATTTAGAAACTACCTGTAATCTGTCCTCTATTCATCAATTCATTGACAAAGGATTTGAATTTCCAGTTACCACCAAATGGTATTTCG TATACCCGACCGTAATACCGATTCCGCCTGTTTCAATGGGCGATTCAACGCCACCGACACCGTCGGTAGCACCACTGCAAAGCCCAATGGCAAATCTAATGTCGATTACGGAGACTCTCCCGCCGGGCAGTCCACGCAACGGTCCTAGCCCACCGGGACCGCCACCTCCCCGCACAGCTTCTAGAGGTTCTCAGCATTCGCCTAACAGTTCCG GATCGTCCAGCGGCCGAAGATCCTCCGGCTCCCGGCACGTATCCAGTACGACGGTAACATCCACCGAAGCGCAACAATCCAACCAGTCGGGCGTTCCAGGAGGCGCTTCCACTCCCAACGGTAGTGGCTCGAATGGCAATGGCAGTACTACACCGGTCTCCCTAGGTCCTTTGGGCGCTCCCTCAATtgcccagcagcagcagcagcagccaccACAATCACAAACCGGACCACAACAACCTCAATCGGACGGCGTTGGAGGACTAGCCCCGGGAGCAGGAGGACCCACCGGACCCCCGGGAGCGGCTGGCCCGGCTGGACCGGGTGGACCTCCTGGAATTAACGGACCCACACCTAGCAGTGGCCCTGGTGGACCTGCGCCCGCGCCGGCGCCCAATCCTACGCTCAAGTGTACCCTTTGCCAGGAACGGTTGGAGGATACCCACTTCGTGCAGTGTCCCTCGGTTGGCCATCATAAGTTCTGTTTCCCCTGCAGCCGCGAGAGCATCAAGCGACAG GGCTCCGGTGCCGAGGTATACTGTCCGAGCGGCGAGAAATGTCCGTTGGCCAATTCGACGATACCGTGGGCATTCATGCAGGGCGAGATCGCCACCATCCTCGGCGAGGAGTTGAAGGTGAAAAAAGAACGCGAAACGTAG